In a genomic window of Drosophila takahashii strain IR98-3 E-12201 chromosome 3L, DtakHiC1v2, whole genome shotgun sequence:
- the LOC108063483 gene encoding uncharacterized protein isoform X2 → MKKHPHMSGRKCVICGEEPPAKDAKGNEPYAYPKTEEEARIWQASMAAQNCCVESIQNQCCVCVEHIPDFVKRAKKIGKRLRNIEREKEQLRAEREEAAAGCQCPDDGEPGPERASVNVLLLNGASLPTYCGKGQSCVNLRPLPSEEGDSELRITKRLNNTDSDTEIFVQESEFKDTGGTFPDIDGTEVTVLRTPMQEEEQLQQLQEEAEQEQDPSVSCLPGCTDVLLLGRGPHPTDECPCQCEQCSKPSGPPKEEPCCQPECCPETHQEYFTQPPCGCECEQQVRRELTKVIKTQGKRIRELEETLCRQNNLRNCLQRKLDELYCEFGRLDENQDENRSRLTCPGSERGAPDCAGVLHPVPRPPPPEAEEPLPPRRTRPNRRLTLLKANREMQLPEKKEEPKVQVQRDDGERVHWYAEKDMQSTDFTRRPMWIHVPDIEEVDSDTRIRFGKSNTYLVSDKKASQAHTPSTPGFSNSNSDYSISNRSRT, encoded by the exons ATGAAGAAACACCCTCACATGTCTGGGAGAAAATGTGTGATCTGTGGCGAGGAGCCGCCGGCGAAGGATGCGAAGGGCAACGAGCCGTATGCGTATCCCAaaacggaggaggaggccagGATCTGGCAGGCCAGCATGGCGGCCCAGAACTGCTGCGTGGAGAGCATCCAGAACCAGTGTTGCGTCTGCGTGGAGCACATTCCCGACTTTGTGAAGCGGGCCAAGAAGATCGGCAAGAGGCTGCGAAATATCGAGCGAGAAAAAGAGCAGCTCCGGGCCGAAAGGGAGGAGGCGGCCGCCGGCTGTCAGTGTCCCGATGACGGGGAGCCGGGTCCGGAACGAGCCTCGGTCAATGTCCTCCTCCTCAACGGAGCCTCGCTGCCCACGTATTGCGGCAAGGGACAGTCGTGCGTGAACCTGCGACCTCTGCCCTCTGAGGAAGGCGACTCCGAGCTGAGGATAACCAAGCGGCTGAATAACACCGACTCGGACACGGAGATCTTTGTGCAGGAGTCGGAGTTCAAGGACACCGGCGGCACCTTTCCCGACATCGATGGCACCGAGGTCACTGTACTCCGCACCCCCatgcaggaggaggagcaactgcagcagctgcaggaggAGGCGGAACAGGAGCAGGACCCGAGTGTCAG CTGCCTGCCCGGCTGCACGGATGTCCTTCTCCTGGGCCGCGGTCCCCATCCCACGGACGAGTGTCCCTGCCAGTGTGAGCAGTGCTCGAAGCCCTCGGGGCCGCCCAAGGAGGAGCCCTGCTGCCAGCCGGAATGCTGCCCCGAGACGCACCAGGAGTACTTCACCCAACCGCCCTGCGGCTGCGAGTGCGAGCAGCAGGTGCGCCGCGAGCTGACCAAGGTCATCAAGACGCAGGGCAAGCGGATTCGGGAGCTGGAGGAGACGCTCTGCCGGCAGAACAATCTTCGCAATTGTCTGCAGCGGAAACTGGACGAGTTGTACTGCGAGTTCGGGCGTTTGGATGAGAACCAGGATGAGAACAGATCGCGACTCACTTGCCCGGGAAGTGAACGTGGGGCGCCCGATTGCGCGGGAGTTCTACATCCAGTTCCTCGGCCACCTCCGCCAGAAGCAGAGGAACCACTGCCCCCCAGGCGAACCCGACCCAATCGGCGGCTAACCCTGCTGAAGGCCAATCGGGAGATGCAACTGCCTGAGAAGAAGGAAGAGCCCAAGGTGCAGGTGCAGCGAGATGATGGGGAACGGGTTCATTGGTACGCCGAGAAGGATATGCAGTCCACCGACTTTACCCGTCGTCCTATGTGGATCCATGTGCCCGACATAGAAGAGGTTGACTCGGACACCAGGATTCGGTTTGGAAAGAGCAATACCTACTTGGTTTCCGATAAAAAGGCATCCCAAGCGCACACCCCTTCGACACCCGGGTTCTCCAACTCCAACTCCGACTACTCCATATCCAACAGATCCCGTACTTGA
- the LOC108063483 gene encoding uncharacterized protein isoform X1 gives MKKHPHMSGRKCVICGEEPPAKDAKGNEPYAYPKTEEEARIWQASMAAQNCCVESIQNQCCVCVEHIPDFVKRAKKIGKRLRNIEREKEQLRAEREEAAAGCQCPDDGEPGPERASVNVLLLNGASLPTYCGKGQSCVNLRPLPSEEGDSELRITKRLNNTDSDTEIFVQESEFKDTGGTFPDIDGTEVTVLRTPMQEEEQLQQLQEEAEQEQDPSVRRRRDSCLPGCTDVLLLGRGPHPTDECPCQCEQCSKPSGPPKEEPCCQPECCPETHQEYFTQPPCGCECEQQVRRELTKVIKTQGKRIRELEETLCRQNNLRNCLQRKLDELYCEFGRLDENQDENRSRLTCPGSERGAPDCAGVLHPVPRPPPPEAEEPLPPRRTRPNRRLTLLKANREMQLPEKKEEPKVQVQRDDGERVHWYAEKDMQSTDFTRRPMWIHVPDIEEVDSDTRIRFGKSNTYLVSDKKASQAHTPSTPGFSNSNSDYSISNRSRT, from the exons ATGAAGAAACACCCTCACATGTCTGGGAGAAAATGTGTGATCTGTGGCGAGGAGCCGCCGGCGAAGGATGCGAAGGGCAACGAGCCGTATGCGTATCCCAaaacggaggaggaggccagGATCTGGCAGGCCAGCATGGCGGCCCAGAACTGCTGCGTGGAGAGCATCCAGAACCAGTGTTGCGTCTGCGTGGAGCACATTCCCGACTTTGTGAAGCGGGCCAAGAAGATCGGCAAGAGGCTGCGAAATATCGAGCGAGAAAAAGAGCAGCTCCGGGCCGAAAGGGAGGAGGCGGCCGCCGGCTGTCAGTGTCCCGATGACGGGGAGCCGGGTCCGGAACGAGCCTCGGTCAATGTCCTCCTCCTCAACGGAGCCTCGCTGCCCACGTATTGCGGCAAGGGACAGTCGTGCGTGAACCTGCGACCTCTGCCCTCTGAGGAAGGCGACTCCGAGCTGAGGATAACCAAGCGGCTGAATAACACCGACTCGGACACGGAGATCTTTGTGCAGGAGTCGGAGTTCAAGGACACCGGCGGCACCTTTCCCGACATCGATGGCACCGAGGTCACTGTACTCCGCACCCCCatgcaggaggaggagcaactgcagcagctgcaggaggAGGCGGAACAGGAGCAGGACCCGAGTGTCAG GAGACGCCGCGACAGCTGCCTGCCCGGCTGCACGGATGTCCTTCTCCTGGGCCGCGGTCCCCATCCCACGGACGAGTGTCCCTGCCAGTGTGAGCAGTGCTCGAAGCCCTCGGGGCCGCCCAAGGAGGAGCCCTGCTGCCAGCCGGAATGCTGCCCCGAGACGCACCAGGAGTACTTCACCCAACCGCCCTGCGGCTGCGAGTGCGAGCAGCAGGTGCGCCGCGAGCTGACCAAGGTCATCAAGACGCAGGGCAAGCGGATTCGGGAGCTGGAGGAGACGCTCTGCCGGCAGAACAATCTTCGCAATTGTCTGCAGCGGAAACTGGACGAGTTGTACTGCGAGTTCGGGCGTTTGGATGAGAACCAGGATGAGAACAGATCGCGACTCACTTGCCCGGGAAGTGAACGTGGGGCGCCCGATTGCGCGGGAGTTCTACATCCAGTTCCTCGGCCACCTCCGCCAGAAGCAGAGGAACCACTGCCCCCCAGGCGAACCCGACCCAATCGGCGGCTAACCCTGCTGAAGGCCAATCGGGAGATGCAACTGCCTGAGAAGAAGGAAGAGCCCAAGGTGCAGGTGCAGCGAGATGATGGGGAACGGGTTCATTGGTACGCCGAGAAGGATATGCAGTCCACCGACTTTACCCGTCGTCCTATGTGGATCCATGTGCCCGACATAGAAGAGGTTGACTCGGACACCAGGATTCGGTTTGGAAAGAGCAATACCTACTTGGTTTCCGATAAAAAGGCATCCCAAGCGCACACCCCTTCGACACCCGGGTTCTCCAACTCCAACTCCGACTACTCCATATCCAACAGATCCCGTACTTGA